In the genome of Shewanella glacialimarina, one region contains:
- a CDS encoding sterol desaturase family protein, translating into MNFEWLISHPEVLLLALAPLFFVCILLEWLVRNRLPANAQYHGVEVACNFALAAMHQATDLLAGLLIAKLYLWLFDWRMFDIQMTVVSFIALIIAQDFCYYWFHRASHRIRWMWAAHVVHHSSENMNFSTAFRQSLMYPLAGMWLFWLPLVVVGFDPNWVVFVVLLNLGLQFFVHTQAVKSLGFMEYIFNTPSHHRVHHGRNPQYIDKNYAGVLIIWDKLFGTFEPEVDTVEYGITKPVNSFNPLTVTFAEWRDLLADVSQPHLTWRQKIALLLSPPQASNSIENSGSDNNNLADEKTTV; encoded by the coding sequence ATGAATTTTGAATGGTTAATATCTCATCCTGAAGTGCTGCTATTAGCACTTGCACCGCTATTTTTTGTATGTATTTTACTTGAATGGCTGGTTCGAAATCGTTTGCCTGCCAACGCTCAATATCATGGTGTTGAGGTGGCGTGTAACTTTGCCCTAGCGGCAATGCATCAGGCTACTGATTTATTGGCCGGGTTACTCATCGCAAAACTGTATTTATGGCTATTTGATTGGCGCATGTTCGATATTCAAATGACGGTGGTGAGTTTTATTGCGCTGATTATTGCCCAAGACTTTTGCTATTACTGGTTTCATCGTGCCAGTCATCGTATTCGCTGGATGTGGGCGGCGCATGTAGTGCACCATAGCTCGGAGAATATGAACTTTAGTACCGCTTTTAGACAAAGTTTAATGTACCCGCTGGCGGGTATGTGGTTATTTTGGTTGCCATTGGTCGTGGTCGGTTTTGATCCTAACTGGGTGGTATTTGTGGTGTTGTTAAACTTAGGTTTGCAGTTTTTTGTGCACACCCAAGCCGTTAAGTCCTTAGGGTTTATGGAGTATATATTTAATACTCCTTCACATCATCGCGTACACCATGGCCGTAACCCGCAGTATATTGACAAAAATTACGCCGGAGTATTAATTATTTGGGATAAGCTTTTTGGCACGTTTGAGCCCGAAGTCGATACGGTTGAATACGGTATCACTAAACCAGTAAACAGTTTTAATCCGTTAACGGTAACCTTTGCAGAGTGGCGTGATTTGCTAGCAGATGTGAGTCAGCCTCATTTAACTTGGCGGCAGAAAATTGCACTGCTATTGTCACCGCCGCAAGCGAGTAACTCCATAGAAAATAGTGGTTCAGATAACAACAACCTTGCAGATGAAAAGACTACTGTTTAA
- a CDS encoding prepilin-type N-terminal cleavage/methylation domain-containing protein, with the protein MNYSVNNTFKLSRAVTLIELVVVILILAILAIIASS; encoded by the coding sequence ATGAACTATAGCGTCAACAATACATTCAAACTATCACGCGCAGTTACCTTAATAGAATTAGTGGTAGTTATCCTCATTTTGGCTATATTAGCCATTATTGCCTCAAGTTAA
- a CDS encoding methyltransferase: MTTSQFSCQGIELTLFRYPKKQESNLQAWDASDEHLIKHLIENQQKPVNTAIINDSFGALQCALTAINDHWPLVIETDAKTSLLGAQQNLSDNHLNATYIEYFNSRELLPRNIQLVLMKLPKNLSYFAHQLQRLSHVLPQGVEVLISAKAKSINKSIIDVINKNLGPASASLTWKKTRVISCIADGLTRALPQDVSWEVTELGLSINNMTNVFAANKLDIGARFMLDNMPQGQYHTIVDLGCGNGILGLRAAQLYPNANIHFVDDSEMAVESSRVNFNSNKLNAKATFHWDDCLTNLGDVEPDLVLCNPPFHQGEAITDHIAWQMFLDAYRKLATGGVLHVVGNRHLEYHVKIKRIFKNCTTIASNDKFVILHAIKQ, encoded by the coding sequence ATGACAACCAGCCAATTTTCCTGCCAAGGTATCGAACTCACCTTATTTCGTTATCCTAAAAAGCAAGAATCTAATCTTCAGGCCTGGGATGCTAGCGATGAACACCTGATAAAGCACCTTATTGAAAACCAGCAAAAGCCTGTTAATACTGCCATCATCAATGACAGTTTTGGGGCGTTACAGTGTGCATTAACCGCTATAAATGATCACTGGCCATTAGTGATTGAAACAGACGCAAAAACAAGTCTTTTGGGCGCACAGCAAAACCTGTCGGACAATCACCTTAATGCAACTTATATTGAGTACTTTAATAGCCGAGAGTTACTGCCACGTAACATCCAACTAGTGTTGATGAAGTTGCCCAAAAACCTCAGCTATTTTGCCCATCAATTACAACGGTTATCGCACGTGCTACCTCAGGGTGTTGAAGTGTTGATTAGCGCTAAAGCAAAGTCGATTAATAAATCGATTATTGATGTGATTAACAAAAATTTAGGCCCTGCGTCAGCCAGTTTAACCTGGAAGAAAACCCGCGTAATTTCCTGTATAGCAGATGGTTTAACTAGAGCCTTGCCGCAAGATGTGAGCTGGGAGGTGACTGAATTAGGCTTAAGCATTAATAATATGACTAATGTTTTTGCCGCCAACAAACTCGATATCGGCGCGCGCTTCATGTTAGATAACATGCCACAAGGTCAGTATCATACCATTGTCGATTTAGGCTGTGGCAATGGCATTTTAGGGCTACGAGCTGCACAGCTTTATCCTAATGCTAATATCCATTTTGTTGATGATTCTGAAATGGCGGTTGAATCTAGCCGCGTTAACTTTAATAGCAATAAACTTAACGCTAAAGCAACGTTTCATTGGGATGACTGTTTGACCAATCTGGGTGATGTTGAGCCTGATTTAGTCCTATGTAATCCCCCATTTCACCAAGGTGAAGCGATTACCGACCATATTGCTTGGCAAATGTTTTTAGACGCCTATCGCAAACTGGCAACCGGCGGCGTATTACACGTAGTGGGTAATCGACATTTAGAGTATCACGTCAAAATAAAGCGCATTTTCAAAAACTGCACAACCATTGCTTCAAATGATAAATTCGTTATTTTGCATGCAATTAAACAGTAG
- a CDS encoding ABC transporter transmembrane domain-containing protein, giving the protein MQVITVTNSTAEKASAPLSSNGAPVSSNATAPDTYRVLPWIIDFLKPYKMKVFAAIVFLFIGSLAWLSLGQGVKLMVDEGFIADNADRLNQIILFIVGITIISASAVFCRFYLMTWLGERVSADIRLRVYSHLLTLSPAFFASQRTGEVISRFTADSTLIQSVVGSSLSMALRSAVTVIGGIVMMGFTSVKLTGLVLLAVPLVLGPVAFFGNKVRRLSRESQDRVGDLGAHIDETLHEIHTVQAYTHESQDKAAFAERVESVMSVAKGRIKYRALLIATVMFLSISAIAFVTWVGAQDVMSGSISAGELSAFMFYAVMVAGAVATISEVFSEIQRASGATERLIELSQAPVDIVQLASPEQLTGKTQGALSVSELVFAYPADINSHVINHLSVDIQPGERVALVGPSGAGKSTLFELLLRFYQPKSGSISLDGIDIANLSLHHLRQQYALVPQESVIFASSVFENVRYGRIDATEEEVKQACIAAKADEFIVDFPEGYNTYLGERGVRLSGGQKQRIAIARAILADRPVLLLDEATSALDAVSEVKVKQALETLMAERTTLIIAHRLATVINADRILVLDKGQLVASGTHNQLMQSNELYREFASLQLLTEQPE; this is encoded by the coding sequence ATGCAGGTTATTACAGTGACAAATTCCACGGCAGAAAAGGCCTCTGCCCCCCTTTCATCGAACGGCGCTCCTGTTTCATCAAATGCTACAGCCCCTGACACTTATCGCGTGCTACCTTGGATTATCGATTTTCTCAAACCTTATAAAATGAAAGTGTTTGCAGCGATTGTTTTTTTGTTTATCGGTTCGCTGGCTTGGTTGTCTTTAGGTCAAGGGGTGAAGTTAATGGTAGATGAAGGCTTTATTGCTGATAATGCCGACCGATTAAATCAGATTATCTTATTCATTGTTGGTATTACCATTATCAGTGCTAGCGCTGTTTTCTGTCGATTTTATTTAATGACATGGCTAGGAGAACGGGTGAGTGCAGATATTCGTTTAAGGGTTTATTCGCATTTATTGACCTTATCACCGGCTTTTTTTGCCTCGCAACGCACTGGTGAGGTTATTTCTCGTTTTACCGCTGACAGCACCTTAATACAAAGCGTTGTAGGTTCCAGTTTGTCGATGGCACTGCGGTCAGCGGTTACTGTTATTGGCGGTATCGTGATGATGGGTTTTACCTCGGTAAAACTGACCGGATTAGTATTGTTAGCTGTACCGTTAGTACTGGGTCCAGTAGCCTTTTTTGGTAACAAAGTCAGACGATTATCGCGTGAAAGCCAAGATAGAGTTGGGGATTTAGGTGCTCATATTGACGAAACTTTGCATGAAATACACACTGTGCAAGCTTATACCCATGAGTCACAGGATAAAGCGGCCTTTGCCGAACGTGTCGAGTCGGTGATGAGTGTGGCTAAAGGGCGGATTAAGTATCGCGCGTTATTGATTGCCACTGTGATGTTTTTAAGTATTTCAGCGATTGCTTTTGTGACCTGGGTCGGGGCACAAGATGTGATGTCTGGCAGTATATCTGCTGGTGAGTTATCGGCCTTTATGTTTTATGCCGTGATGGTAGCTGGAGCGGTTGCAACCATCAGTGAAGTGTTCAGTGAAATTCAGCGTGCTTCAGGAGCGACAGAACGTTTGATAGAGCTCAGCCAAGCGCCTGTCGATATTGTTCAGTTAGCGAGTCCAGAGCAATTAACCGGTAAAACACAGGGCGCGTTATCTGTGTCGGAGTTAGTGTTTGCTTACCCTGCCGATATTAACAGTCATGTAATTAATCACTTAAGTGTCGACATTCAACCCGGTGAACGGGTCGCTTTAGTTGGGCCCAGTGGTGCAGGTAAGAGTACTTTATTTGAATTACTGCTGCGCTTTTATCAGCCCAAGTCTGGTTCGATATCGTTAGATGGTATTGATATCGCTAACTTGTCTTTACATCATTTACGTCAACAATATGCTCTAGTGCCGCAAGAATCAGTGATTTTTGCCAGTAGCGTGTTTGAAAATGTTCGCTACGGGCGAATTGATGCGACAGAGGAAGAGGTTAAGCAGGCATGTATTGCCGCTAAGGCTGACGAGTTTATCGTTGATTTTCCTGAAGGTTATAATACCTATTTAGGTGAGCGCGGCGTACGTTTATCCGGAGGCCAAAAACAACGTATTGCTATTGCTAGGGCAATATTAGCCGATAGACCAGTGTTGTTATTAGATGAGGCAACTAGTGCGTTGGATGCAGTCAGTGAGGTGAAAGTAAAACAAGCTTTAGAGACATTAATGGCTGAACGCACCACAC